Proteins encoded together in one Miscanthus floridulus cultivar M001 chromosome 16, ASM1932011v1, whole genome shotgun sequence window:
- the LOC136510415 gene encoding E3 ubiquitin-protein ligase AIP2-like has protein sequence MGQDLDDVQDYDTRFLFEGHLTVGQEPPPPAWLVAQNLTRELSILTESSRDQDGSNNVTVPRAEEITPAIMNLLETISGDRDLETALEESLQGIIEHPPRAPPASKEVVANLPVITVTKEVIARLGSETECAVCRENLVVDDKMQELPCKHLFHPPCLKPWLDENNSCPICRHELRMDDHTYESRKEREREEEEDRRGAANAVRGGEFMYI, from the exons ACACCAGATTTCTTTTTGAAGGGCACCTTACTGTGGGACAGGAACCTCCACCTCCAGCATGGCTTGTTGCCCAGAATTTAACGCGGGAATTGAGCATACTAACTGAATCCTCTAGAGATCAAGATGGGAGCAACAATGTAACAGTGCCTAGAGCCGAGGAGATTACACCTGCTATAATGAACCTCCTAGAAACCATATCAGGCGATAGGGATCTAGAAACTGCTTTGGAAGAATCACTGCAG GGAATCATTGAGCATCCGCCAAGAGCACCCCCGGCTTCAAAGGAAGTTGTTGCCAATCTACCTGTCATTACGGTTACCAAGGAAGTCATCGCTAGATTGGGTAGTGAGACGGAGTGTGCTGTCTGCCGCGAAAACTTGGTTGTGGATGACAAGATGCAGGAGCTTCCTTGCAAGCATCTCTTCCATCCTCCTTGTCTGAAGCCATGGCTC GACGAGAACAACTCCTGCCCTATATGCCGGCATGAGCTGAGGATGGATGACCATACCTATGAGAGCAGGAAGGAGCGtgaaagggaggaggaagaagatagaaggGGTGCGGCAAATGCTGTCAGGGGTGGGGAATTCATGTATATCTGA
- the LOC136509865 gene encoding uncharacterized protein: protein MGSWVRTITSPFRKMLNPQRDGKKTTRHRHHHRHHQQSPSLSAMEHSGEMEGSQLYGEVMACTYEDVQVMWSMLDKARICSAAAS, encoded by the exons ATGGGTTCTTGGGTGCGCACCATCACGTCGCCCTTCAGGAAGATGCTCAACCCTCAGCGCGACGGCAAGAAGACAACGCGCCACCGGcatcaccaccgccaccaccaacaaTCTCCTTCTTTATCAG CCATGGAGCACAGCGGCGAGATGGAGGGGTCGCAGCTCTACGGCGAGGTGATGGCGTGCACGTACGAGGACGTGCAGGTCATGTGGTCCATGCTCGACAAGGCCAGGATCTGCAGCGCCGCCGCCTCGTGA
- the LOC136510416 gene encoding rubisco accumulation factor 1, chloroplastic-like, producing the protein MSVFVDKDQNDVTLPPPPPASTTAPRHQRTPRAVAAATLMWHRRRASHIVASAILLPGGGSTGGGGGPGDRRLPFTPPPMAPSGQLYQSFHPPPSPLPPSLRNLDLTQCLQIHRDRIDYRLKPKGVRELARAMKSFPCWRGEEGWEAFGRDSPADCLAYARFRQSREAIDVEDCIAKLERTLQVVETESGRARVELELEHARKKAAGEVEGEEEDPAASWPDVTVVRLQYGEVAEATTVFMLPVLRETDGVAAMESAPRRTKKGVDLGILEVDKARARWAVVPRWGPVAEATDDAFIIELPDDLRLLWRTDDEEPVLVIANMLLVYKALVEKTKSTPGAKVENKFRNLPPPFRCSRATPRLTVSTTSCNVTRHTRSTHPRPHFSPAPAPCHRHGRGRPGNRALPMAAASTARHRHRVDLTGPAAVASVLPAAIFVNARE; encoded by the exons ATGTCAGTTTTTGTTGATAAGGACCAAAATGATGTCACtctcccacccccaccccccgcATCCACCACCGCGCCACGCCACCAGCGCACACCCCGCGCCGTGGCCGCCGCTACTCTCATGTGGCACCGCCGTCGCGCCAGCCACATCGTCGCGAGCGCCATCCTGCTTCCGGGAGGCGGCAGCACCGGTGGCGGGGGCGGGCCGGGCGACCGGAGGCTCCCCTTCACGCCGCCCCCGATGGCGCCGTCGGGCCAGCTCTACCAGTCGTTCCACCCACCGCCGTCCCCTCTGCCGCCCAGCCTCCGCAACCTCGACCTCACCCAGTGCCTCCAGATCCACCGCGACAGGATCGACTACAGGCTCAAGCCCAAGGGCGTGCGGGAGCTGGCTCGCGCCATGAAGAGCTTCCCGTGCTGGCGCGGGGAGGAGGGCTGGGAGGCCTTCGGGAGGGACTCCCCCGCCGACTGCCTCGCCTACGCGCGGTTTCGCCAGTCGCGGGAGGCCATCGACGTGGAGGACTGCATCGCGAAGCTAGAGCGCACGCTGCAG GTGGTGGAGACCGAGTCCGGCAGGGCGCGCGTGGAGCTCGAGCTGGAGCACGCCAGGAAGAAGGCGGCCGGggaggtggagggggaggaggaggaccctgccGCCTCGTGGCCCGACGTCACGGTGGTGCGGCTCCAGTACGGCGAGGTCGCCGAGGCGACCACTGTCTTCATGCTGCCGGTGCTCAGGGAGACGGACGGCGTCGCGGCCATGGAGTCGGCGCCCAGGCGGACCAAGAAGGGCGTGGACCTTGGCATTCTGGAGGTAGACAAGGCACGGGCGCGATGGGCTGTGGTGCCCAGGTGGGGCCCCGTGGCCGAGGCAACAGACGACGCCTTCATCATCGAGCTGCCCGACGACCTGAGGCTGCTGTGGCGAACGGACGATGAGGAGCCAGTGCTGGTCATTGCCAATATGTTGCTG GTGTACAAGGCGCTCGTGGAAAAGACGAAGTCCACGCCTGGTGCCAAGGTGGAGAACAAGTTCCGCAATCTGCCACCGCCGTTCCGCTGTAGCCGAGCCACCCCACGCCTCACCGTCAGCACAACCAGCTGCAACGTAACGAGGCACACCCGAAGCACCCATCCTCGGCCACACTtttcgccggcgccggcgccatgCCACCGCCATGGGCGTGGGCGCCCGGGCAACCGCGCTCTGCCTATGGCCGCGGCCTCGACCGCGCGTCACCGCCACCGCGTGGACCTCACGGGCCCCGCAGCTGTCGCCTCCGTGCTGCCGGCAGCCATCTTCGTGAACGCGCGCGAGTAG